One Euphorbia lathyris chromosome 1, ddEupLath1.1, whole genome shotgun sequence DNA segment encodes these proteins:
- the LOC136209910 gene encoding uncharacterized protein, with amino-acid sequence MADAKFHHQNKPDTIKFYSRFLYKALVVTIFLVLLPIFPSQAPEFITQTLNTRGWEFLHLIFVGIAVSYGLFSRRNDESEKDNSPSKLDNAQSYVSRFLQVSSVFDDEVDGPGLSRCDGVSTVQTWNNQYYRNEPVVVVADQNLDQQQKSSNSRVGEKPLLLPVRSLKSRVFDADAREESFGVSNSNLGSKRFSSNLEENLKNNVVLPSPIPWRSRSGRIEFKETKQEQPNSPPLYSQPSSSIEESEFNRSLKCQTSRVSRSESTTSSPKLSSSPNKFSTETRGKSAEDFVRKKTIYRSPPPPPPPPPPPTTPPQLIRKSKASKPIDDEVFTPMRSFTSEPKSVRTSRSHEFDQSSVKTEKVNRERVSFMPQATVMEFPKEEKEETVEKLVLESEEDLETEDEEDDEIERDCVVPVPSSGGGSCSSDGGPDVDKKADEFIAKFREQIRLQRIESIRRSSGQINRKNRR; translated from the coding sequence ATGGCAGATGCCAAATTCCATCACCAAAACAAACCTGATACAATTAAGTTCTACTCTCGTTTCCTTTACAAAGCTCTTGTAGTCaccatttttttagttttactCCCAATTTTTCCTTCTCAAGCTCCTGAATTCATCACCCAAACACTAAATACTAGAGGCTGGGAATTTCTTCACCTTATTTTCGTCGGTATTGCTGTTTCCTACGGCCTTTTCAGTCGACGGAACGATGAATCGGAGAAAGATAATAGCCCCTCTAAGCTTGATAATGCGCAATCCTACGTCTCTAGGTTTCTTCAGGTTTCTTCGGTTTTCGACGATGAAGTGGACGGCCCCGGTCTGTCCAGGTGCGATGGAGTTAGTACTGTGCAGACATGGAATAATCAGTACTACAGGAATGAGCCTGTGGTTGTTGTAGCTGATCAGAATCTTGATCAGCAACAGAAAAGTAGCAATTCTAGAGTTGGGGAAAAACCGCTCCTGTTGCCTGTTAGGAGCTTGAAATCGCGTGTTTTTGACGCAGATGCTAGGGAAGAATCTTTTGGCGTTTCCAATTCCAATTTAGGTTCTAAAAGATTTTCAAGCAATTTGGAGGAGAATCTGAAGAACAATGTGGTGCTTCCTTCTCCAATTCCATGGAGATCGAGATCTGGGAGAATTGAATTCAAGGAAACCAAACAGGAACAACCTAATAGTCCTCCTCTGTATTCTCAGCCGTCTTCTTCAATCGAGGAATCTGAATTCAATAGGTCTTTAAAGTGCCAAACGTCTCGAGTATCACGATCGGAATCAACCACCTCTTCGCCGAAACTTTCCTCTTCGCCAAATAAGTTTTCAACGGAGACACGAGGTAAATCTGCAGAGGATTTTGTGAGGAAGAAGACTATTTACAGGTCACCTCCTCCCCCTCCTCCTCCACCGCCGCCGCCAACAACTCCGCCGCAACTAATTCGAAAATCAAAAGCATCGAAGCCAATCGATGACGAGGTTTTCACTCCGATGCGAAGTTTCACAAGTGAGCCAAAATCAGTTAGAACAAGTAGAAGCCACGAATTCGATCAATCGTCAGTTAAGACCGAGAAGGTGAATCGGGAGAGAGTGAGTTTCATGCCACAGGCAACGGTGATGGAGTTTCcgaaggaagagaaagaagaaacggtggagaaattAGTGTTGGAATCGGAAGAGGATTTGGAGACGGAAgacgaagaagatgatgaaattGAAAGAGATTGTGTTGTTCCAGTGCCCTCATCAGGTGGTGGTTCATGTAGCAGTGATGGAGGTCCGGATGTTGACAAGAAAGCTGATGAATTCATAGCAAAATTCAGAGAGCAGATAAGGCTTCAAAGAATAGAGTCGATCAGGAGATCGAGTGGGCAAATAAACAGAAAGAATAGGAGGTAA